The window CAGCGTCCTTCTCTCGACCGTCAACTCCGATTTCACACGCAACGAACGGCTGTTCATTTCGGCTGTCGGCCCGCGAGGGATCATCCCTGCATCTACTGCGACCCTCTTCTCGCTCCAACTCGCGACGGCAAACGTGGAAAACGCGAACAACGTCGTCGGCGTCGTCTTTCTCGTTATTCTCGCGACGGTTGTGGTAGAGGCGGGCGGCGCGCCGTTCATCGCAAAACGACTCGACATCGTACCCATGACGATACTCATCATCGGCGGAAGCAGCATCGGACGGACCCTCGCGGAGCGTCTCGAGGATAGGGGTGAAAACGCCATCATCATCGAGCGCGACGCGGATACTATGGCCGACCTCCGAGCGGAAGGGTTCTCGGTCGTTCACGGCAATGGAACGAACGCCACAGTCCTCCAGGATGCAGGTGTGAGCGACGCGAAAATGGTGGTTGCGGCGACTGGCGAAGACGACCAGAACATCCTCGCGTGTCAGACCGCTCGGACGAAGTTCGGCATCGAAGACCTGTTTGCACGGGTGAACGACCCGGCGAACGTGGACGCTTTCGAGGACCTCGGGGTGCGAACCACGACGCCTGCGCTCGCAACGGTCGATACGCTGGACGACCTCATCCTTCGGCCGAGCCTGTTCGAGTGGCTTTCCAGCGTCGGCGACGAAAACGAGATCACCGAGGTGACCGTGGGTTCCGAATCGGCTATCGGAACCGAACTCCAAACCGTCTCGTTTCCGGACGAAAGCATGGCAGTGCTCGTCCGACGGAACGGCGAGTATTTCATCCCGGAATGCGACTTCGTGCTCCAGGAGGGAGACGTGGTTACCGTTTTGGGAACGGCTGACGCTGTCGAAGAGGCGGCGGCGATGTTGGAATAACCCCAGTCACAACCGTCTCTCGGCTCACCGTGAATCCTCGTACGCCGAGCGAAGCGTCCACTCGCCATCGGTGAAGAACGGCGATCCGGGATAGCCCGCACCTCGCCAGAGGGCGTCGATCGGGTCGGCGAGTTCGGCGCGAACGTCGGCATCGAAGTTCGCGAGGGTGACGGGAAACGGGGCGAGAACATCGTCGCCGATTCGACCGGGGTCATCATGGACGCTTTCACCCGGATCGAGCCGTTCTCCGCCGGCACCGTACATCGTGAGTGTGACGTGAATCGGGGCCATCTGTTGGTGGTACGCGAGAACGCGGAGATATCGCCGAACACAACCCGTCAAGTCGATTTCGAGTGTTCGCCCGTCGAGATGTGTCGGTTCACCGCCCTCCCACGACCCGTCGAACGGGAGGGCCGAAACGGATTCGACGACACCGTTCGAAAAGAGGTGCGAATAGCCGGCACAGCTGTCATGCTCGCTACCCCGGTCGCGCTCGACGTATGCGCCGAACCCATCGGCTGTCCACGTTCCGCGCACGTCCTCGTGATTTCCGAGCACCGGCAGTTGGGTCGGTCGTGACGGATCGGCTTCAGGCAATATCGAGTGTTCCGCGAGGTCGATGGCGTAGCCATCATCGTAGACGGCATCCGGAACGATGTGGACGACGATGCCACGTCGTGCGTCGAAATCGAAAAACCCGTCGCCGGCAACGATTGTGTCGAGACGACGTTCGTGGAGTGCCGTCGCTTGTTCGTTCGATCCACCGGCGTATTTTGCAGCCATGACCGCGTCTCGATAGCTCATTTAGTGTCGGATATCTGTCCGCGAGCGTGGATAAGTGAACTGGTAGACAGTATCGTGAACCGAACGGCTCATTTAACGTTCGTGATACGGTAACAATAGCTCGAATCGAGTTACTGCTGGTCAGTTTCGATTCGGGAGAACGGCTTTCGAATCCGATATCCTCGCCAGTATGCCTCCATGGAACCCCATGCTCCCGTTGTTCCGAGCAGCACCGCCAGCGCGAACACGTCGTCCACGTCGGCCCATCCGGGAAGCGCGTACAACACCGCGTTCAGCACCATCTCCGGGATGGCCTCTTCGATGGCGTCCATGGCTTGTCCAGCCAGTCCGAGGAGGCTGACCCCGTTCTGCGTCTTCGTCCGGGTACCCTCATTTTCTTGACTGTTTGCGTCGTCGTTCGCGCCCGAAATCGGTTCTCGACCGGCGATATCAGCTCGCTGGGCGCTTTCGCCGCCCGCACTTTCGTCGCCAGTTCCGAGGCGTTCGGCGTCGTATGGGAAGTGGAGTTCGACGCTCCAGACCGGTTCACCGTTTTCGTCCACCTCGACGACTCGGTTGCCGTGCGTGTCGGTGATGAGGGTGTTGCCGTTCGGTAGTCTGTCGGCGTCGCGGGGCCACTGAAGTCGGTTGTCTCGCCAGACCCAGCTTTGTTCCCAACTCCCGTTCACGCGTTGGTATTCGACGATTCTGTCGTTGTGCGAGTCGGCGATAATGACTGCCGGGCCGCCCTGCGATTCGGGAATGTAATCCGGGTTGTGCTGGCCGAACAGCCACTTGTGATTGCCCTCCTCGCCGATCGTCCAGTTTTCGACCACGCCCGTCGTCCGGTTGAGGAAGACCACTTGGTCCTGGTTGCGGATGCTTGCCATGATTCGCCCGTCTTCGAGGACCTCAACGTCGTTGACGTGTGTGAAGTCGTACGGATATGGGCCACCGCTTTTGTGCGAGTAGTGGGAGAGGGCAAGCCATTCCCACGTCACGATGCCGCTCGACGTGTTGACGACGAAAACGCGGTCACGCTCGATATCGGCGACGGCGAAGTGAGTTCGGTTGATCCGGTCCACGTCGTGCCACCTGTTCGTATACGGGAGCGTGTACCCTTTGTAGGTCGGCACGATTCGACTGTACAGTCGTGTCGTGTGGTCGGTCGATAGATTGAGTCGCTCGATGACCATCCGACGGCAGGCTGACGCGCCGTCACACTGTTTCGGTCGCAGATCTTCGGTTCCGACGTACGTCACCGTGTATTTTCCAGTCGGGCTCGGGTCCACGTCAGAGTAGTAATCGAGCGTATCGTTGTAGTACCGAACTGTTCCCTCGGAATCGAAGGCGACGAGTTTAGCGCCGACGGACGGGCTTTTGTGGTCCGTGGCGACCGTCAGTTCGTTCGGGGGGATATGCTGAATCCCA of the Haladaptatus caseinilyticus genome contains:
- a CDS encoding arylsulfotransferase family protein, which translates into the protein MPSRTHVRLIFAFLFTLSTMVLATGFVASVTGSNNVRAGMEDGPHGIQHIPPNELTVATDHKSPSVGAKLVAFDSEGTVRYYNDTLDYYSDVDPSPTGKYTVTYVGTEDLRPKQCDGASACRRMVIERLNLSTDHTTRLYSRIVPTYKGYTLPYTNRWHDVDRINRTHFAVADIERDRVFVVNTSSGIVTWEWLALSHYSHKSGGPYPYDFTHVNDVEVLEDGRIMASIRNQDQVVFLNRTTGVVENWTIGEEGNHKWLFGQHNPDYIPESQGGPAVIIADSHNDRIVEYQRVNGSWEQSWVWRDNRLQWPRDADRLPNGNTLITDTHGNRVVEVDENGEPVWSVELHFPYDAERLGTGDESAGGESAQRADIAGREPISGANDDANSQENEGTRTKTQNGVSLLGLAGQAMDAIEEAIPEMVLNAVLYALPGWADVDDVFALAVLLGTTGAWGSMEAYWRGYRIRKPFSRIETDQQ